The following nucleotide sequence is from Spirochaetota bacterium.
TCAGAAAAATCATGGTTCACCTTCAATTCAAAAGGGGTCTCTCATCACCCGGCTCAAACAGAGATTCCATCCCCCGGACAGGAGCTGCATGGCTATTTCGATTGACCCGGTTTTACGATTTTTCTTTGAAGGGTCCGCGCATCCCCGCTGGCATGAGCCGCTGCGCCGGATCTATGATTGCGAAGTGGTATTTGTCTCCACCGGCCGCTGCGTCCTCGTCCTGGATGAAACCCGCCATATCCTCAAGGCCGGGTCGCTCGCCATCATTCCGCCTGCCTTCTGGCACGAAAGCTGGAACCCCTATGCGGTTCCCTGCCGTCGGCACTGCCTGCATTTTGACTGGGACCGGGAGTACCATAAACTCCAGGCCCCGTTGATGACCTATCATGGGGACCCGTTTTTCACTGACCGGGTACATCATGTTCCCCCGGAAATGACCGGTCACCTCCCGCTGGTCTGGCATAAAAAACAGAGCGCCTCGGTGATTAAGATCCTGAACCTGGTGCTGGAGAATTGCCGCAGCGGTGACCCGCTTTCCGGCTACCTGCTCTGGCCTTTTCTGCAGCAGCTGCTGGACAATCTGCAGGTTAAAAAAAAC
It contains:
- a CDS encoding AraC family transcriptional regulator, which translates into the protein MAISIDPVLRFFFEGSAHPRWHEPLRRIYDCEVVFVSTGRCVLVLDETRHILKAGSLAIIPPAFWHESWNPYAVPCRRHCLHFDWDREYHKLQAPLMTYHGDPFFTDRVHHVPPEMTGHLPLVWHKKQSASVIKILNLVLENCRSGDPLSGYLLWPFLQQLLDNLQVKKNLSADSDAFGKARRSVFFLKNFIDTNYMNPIGTADFHDTSGLSPSYLCQAFKKIIGRAPHAYLLDVRLQHARRLLKNSAVNIREAAEQAGFSDANYFSRLFRRRFEQSPLDFLKEQGGGGEIPPTVPRVVPRPANIRQRNFQAKP